Genomic segment of Bdellovibrio bacteriovorus:
TGTATTCTAACACTCGAAAGCAGGAGGCCTTCAATGAAGATCACGCACAACAAAGTTGGACAGAATTTGAATCTGACAGATTCTTCTCGCTCTAACAAAGCGGATGCAATTAAAAATAATTCCGCTGGTGCGCCGACAGCAAAAGCAGATGCATTGACTGCGTCGACTCTCGGTGAATCTTCTCGCGTTGAACTTTCTCCACGTGCGCAAGAAGCAAAAAGAATCAAAGAACTTGCGATGTCGGCTCCTGACGTTGACGAAGCCAAAGTTGCTAAGTTCAGAAAATTGATCGACGACGGAAAATACAACGTCGATGCAAAAGCTATCGCCGACAAAATGGTCGACGAACATTTAGATTTCTAAATTGCCGGAAGCCGGTAGAGCTAGCACCCATGCAGGGGTTTATTAACAACCTCACCGCCCAGGCGGCATCAAGGATGATGAAATGATGGACGCAACAGTAGAAAGAGCGTTTCAAAAGTTAGAAGCCAATCTCGAGGAACTCACAAAGATCTATCGTTCTCTTCTCGATATCGTACGCAAAGAAAAAGACCTTCTTCTTCAAGCGGATCGCGATGCTTTGGAAGAAAGCAATAAACTTAAAGAAGAATTGCTTTTCAAACTTCGCGCGCAGGATGCTTTGCGTTCTCGCTATGCGATGGATCTAGCAACAATGGTCGGAGCCGACGTGGAAAATCCTCGTTTGCTGGAGCTTGCACAAAAGTTAGCAGGCACTCCCGCAGCCGATCGTCTTCGCACTCAACATTCCGCTTTGGACATGTTGATCAAAAGAATCACTGACATTAACAAAGACAATGAAGAATACGCTAAGTCTGCTTTGCACACGTTGAATGGTGCTCTTGGCGAAATCAAAGATACTCTCTCCGGTAAAAAAACTTACGGAGGCAAAGGCCAATACAAACAAGGCCCTCAGGTGTCTGGCAACTTCGTTAGTAAAGAAGCGTAAGCGCGGAAGCGCGCAGTGCCCTAGGGCGGAGCCCGAAGGCTGAAACGGTAACAACGACCCACCGAAGATGAGGATAGGATGTCTAAAATCTCGGCTATGATGGATACGGGTAAGCGCTCTCTGATGAATTCTCAGACAGCATTGCAAACGGTCGGTCATAACATCGCCAATAAATCAACCGAGGGCTTTTCACGCCAGCGTGTTGAGCTATTGTCGAATCAGCCTATCGGTGAGGGAAATCTTCAAATCGGTATGGGTGCCCGTGCCGGTGTCGTGACTCGCGTTAACAATCCTTGGTTAGAAAAACAAATTCAAAAAGAAGGCATGAACATGGGCTTCCATGATTCGCGTGCCGATGCTCTGGGCCGTGTAGAGCAAATCTACAATGAGCAGAACAATAAAGGCCTGAATCAGTACATGACTGATTTCTTCAACTCGTTCCGTGAACTTTCTAACAATCCCGAAAGCTTGGCATCAAGAACTTTGGTGCGTGAATCTGCTGTTGCGATGTCGAAAGATTTCGGTCGCGTGGTGGGGCAATTAAAAGCCGTGCAGGAAGATCTAGATGGTCAGGTGAAGACGACTGTGAACGAGATCAATCAGTTGACGAAAGAAATTGCGCAGCTGAATGAAAAAATCCAAATGATCGAAGTTCAAAAAACTCCGGCCAATGATGAGCGCGATCGTCGTGACTTAGTTCTAAAAAAACTAGGCGAAAAGATCGACATTTCTTGGGCGGAAGGAAGAGACGGCATGGTGACAGTCACTGCCGGTCGTACAGGTATCCTGGTTTCAGGTATAGGCTCTTCAGAACTGAAAGCAGAACAAACCGGCAGCCGTGACCGCGTCGAAGTATTCTTCGTGGGTACGGGAACTCCCGCAAACATCACAGATCAAATCACGGGTGGCCGTATTGGTGGTGCTTTGGAAGTTCGTGACCGTGTGATTGAGGACCTTTTGAATCACGTCGACAACATGGCTTACACATTGGCGAAAGAAGTCAATAAAGCCCATATTGAGGGATTTGATAAAAGTGGTCGTCCTGGTGTTTTATTTTTCGAAATGCCGGAACAGACAAAGGGAGCTGCATCGGTTATCGGATTAAATAAAACAATCTTTAACGATGTCGGCAGAATCGCGGCCGGAGCCCAGTCTGGTGCAACGGGTGATAATACTGTTGCGAACGTGATCTCTTCCTTGCAGCACCGTCAAGTGATGGATGGTGGAACTTCGACTTTAGATGATTACTACAACACGCAAGTCGGTCAGATCGGTGCGGTCGCCCAACGTGCGGTGAAATCTCAAGAGTCTCAGAAAAACGTGATGAATCAGCTCACAAATATTCGTGAGAGCATCAGCGGCGTTTCTTTGGATGAAGAGACCACAAAAATGATCGAGTTCCAAAAAACTTACGATGCTTCTGCT
This window contains:
- the flgM gene encoding flagellar biosynthesis anti-sigma factor FlgM — encoded protein: MKITHNKVGQNLNLTDSSRSNKADAIKNNSAGAPTAKADALTASTLGESSRVELSPRAQEAKRIKELAMSAPDVDEAKVAKFRKLIDDGKYNVDAKAIADKMVDEHLDF
- a CDS encoding flagellar protein FlgN, encoding MMDATVERAFQKLEANLEELTKIYRSLLDIVRKEKDLLLQADRDALEESNKLKEELLFKLRAQDALRSRYAMDLATMVGADVENPRLLELAQKLAGTPAADRLRTQHSALDMLIKRITDINKDNEEYAKSALHTLNGALGEIKDTLSGKKTYGGKGQYKQGPQVSGNFVSKEA
- the flgK gene encoding flagellar hook-associated protein FlgK → MSKISAMMDTGKRSLMNSQTALQTVGHNIANKSTEGFSRQRVELLSNQPIGEGNLQIGMGARAGVVTRVNNPWLEKQIQKEGMNMGFHDSRADALGRVEQIYNEQNNKGLNQYMTDFFNSFRELSNNPESLASRTLVRESAVAMSKDFGRVVGQLKAVQEDLDGQVKTTVNEINQLTKEIAQLNEKIQMIEVQKTPANDERDRRDLVLKKLGEKIDISWAEGRDGMVTVTAGRTGILVSGIGSSELKAEQTGSRDRVEVFFVGTGTPANITDQITGGRIGGALEVRDRVIEDLLNHVDNMAYTLAKEVNKAHIEGFDKSGRPGVLFFEMPEQTKGAASVIGLNKTIFNDVGRIAAGAQSGATGDNTVANVISSLQHRQVMDGGTSTLDDYYNTQVGQIGAVAQRAVKSQESQKNVMNQLTNIRESISGVSLDEETTKMIEFQKTYDASARLIKTADEMFDTVLNLKRL